Sequence from the Mugil cephalus isolate CIBA_MC_2020 chromosome 20, CIBA_Mcephalus_1.1, whole genome shotgun sequence genome:
CCCTTTCATCAGTTCTTATTCTGCTCTCCGTGTGCCCGTGTGCTTCAGGTTTGGAGGACAGAGATGGCAGTGTGTGCACTGACCATGTTGGATGGGATGGAGGATGAGGTAGCGGCAGCAGGCGGCGTGTTtctcctggtcctggccctCATCCTGGCTTGGCTCTCGACCCACGTGGCAGATCGGGGAGACCACATACTGGGCACCATCCTCACGGTGGGCGCTCACGCCTCCCTGATAGGACTGGGAGGCCACGACAGCTACAGCGGGGGGCCAGCGAGCGCCGACGCCCCCGAGCCGCAGACGCCTCCGCCTTCGCAGGAGAACAAGCCGGATGAGGCTGAGCCGACGGCCGATAGAGGGGAAGGTGAGGGGGCGGGGGAGGGGGCCGAGGGGGTTTGGACAGACCTGCTGCTGGACATACAAAGGAGTAAACAACCTCAGACGGGAAGACTGAATTCTtcggaaggagaggaggaggaggaggaggaggaggaggaagaggaggatgatgatgatgatgagctggaggaggaagaaaaaaaggctgTAAAGAATATTCCAGTGTTGACCAACACCATCTCCCCTACCACCACTTCCATCTGTGTCCGTCTTAAGTTCTTAAatgaaacagaggaggtggCTGTTGTAGAACCAGATGATACAGTGGGAGTACTGAAGAGGTTGGTGACATAACTCAGAACGTCCATTGACACAGCTCAAGCAGCGTTAAATCATTCGACATATACAGCAAGCAGACAGTTAGCTTGGCATTAAGTCTGGAAAAAGCTTTAGCAGAATCTATCCAAAGGTAACACATACTACCTCGCACTCTTTTAAGTTTTTGTTAAATCTCATTAAACCAAAGTGGGAAATTGTTTCTCGTAGATTTCACGAGAGGTTATTCGTGGAACTACCTCTCCATCAGGTGTTGCGAGTTCCCGCAGCCTCTGCTGGTTCATGGTGACGTCACGACGTCAGGCACAAATGGCCGCGTGTTGCTTTTGTCACGTGGGCTTTTGttcaaattaaacaaagcaGACGTGACGTGTCATTCATTGTGCTTCAGAGGCGCTGGATTGCAAATTTTGTTACCTTGAGATGGAGCCATATGAAAGGCTTCCCCGCTTCTGGCGTTAAGCTAAGCTGAGTGTCTGATGCTGTAACTTTGGATTTAttataaaaaacacaaggatgGCGTTGAGTTTTTCAACAAATCTTTCAAAAGAAATGTCTAACTGTTCCTTTAAATGACTTatcattcttgtttttcttccccagTAAATGTTTCTCAGGTCGGGAGCATCAAATAAAATTAATCTACCAAGGCCAGTTGCTGCAGGACCCCAAGAAGACTCTGTTATCCCTAAACATCACAGACAACAGTGTGATCCACTGCCATATCTCCCAGGCCCTGCACGAAGCCAGTCCGGAGGAAGGCGCTCAGTCTGGGGCGGCGTCGGGAGCCGGGTCCGGGGTCTCCGGAGGATTCAGGGCTGCGGGCGTGGCCATTAGCACCAGCAGCCTGGTGGTGCCCGTGTTTGTGGTGATACTGGCTGTAGTCTGGTACTTCCGCATCAACTACAGGCAGTTCTTCACCGCGCCTGCGACCATCTCCCTCGTGGGAGTCACTGTGTTCTTTAGCTTTCTGATATTCGGAATGCACAGCCgctgaaaaaaaaggcaaagggaGAGCTCGCACGTCGAGCTGAATGCTGCGAGGCGAAAGTAAAAATAACTGCGGTAGTGGGCAAGCGTCTGGAGAGATGGACTAATCAGAAAGGAGCCTCGGTGCAGATGCTACAGCTGATTAGAGTGTGTGGGTGGGCAGTCGGGTGAGCCTGTTTGTGCATGCACCAAGCAAAGGAGATGAGAGATTGTACAGTAGAGGTGCAGTGGCTAATACTCTGCAGGGAGGGAAGATCTGATTTAACTGCAACATAATTTAGCTTCTCGTCAAACATGACTTAGTGGTTCGCACCATGTTATAACACTCTGGCTTTTATCCTGTCTgctcttttattgttgttaaagatttattgttttctcgtacgtttttatttttcagagaaCTCTTTCTGTGcgttaagaaaaaaacaattacatagATGCAAGAATCTAAAATCATCTGGAACCACCCACTGTTGTGCTTCGTGTGCCAGTTTGACTCTTAAACCTTTTATTTGAATGGCTCTCTGTAAACAACTATAAACTGTACAACTGCCTCAgtgaaaacgttttttttttttttttttttgttgctatgTAGAACTTTAGGCTAATGTAAGCAACCACTAGACATGAATATAGACACATTCTGAGAAGACACTGTAAATAGattgtgtattttctgtaaataaaataatagatgaATCAGGTGAGCTTGCATCTGGCACTTAAAGATTTGGAAGGGGAACCCTCCTGGTAATGCTGGACTGCTTTGGTTTCAGTGGAATCATATTAAAGCATTTCAAAGCAAACTTGCTTCTGTTTGTGGTCTATAGAAGTCAGGTCTCTGGGTATGGTATGCGTTTATTTATATACAAACATCAGTAAGCGTGGCAGTGAAGAAAATATAACCTATGCGTCACATTATGTTTAGATGGAAGCCGTTCATACGTGCACTCGTTGGTGCTTTGCATGAGGAAGAAATAcaacactgcatttttttttgttgctacaGACAGATACACAATAAGCCACGAGAGAACACCCGCCGATAGCTTCAAATCATTGTTAAATTACcagttcatttttcatctttagtAAACATCGCAACACTTTACTGGACAGGAATCACAAGGG
This genomic interval carries:
- the tmub2 gene encoding transmembrane and ubiquitin-like domain-containing protein 2 translates to MAVCALTMLDGMEDEVAAAGGVFLLVLALILAWLSTHVADRGDHILGTILTVGAHASLIGLGGHDSYSGGPASADAPEPQTPPPSQENKPDEAEPTADRGEGEGAGEGAEGVWTDLLLDIQRSKQPQTGRLNSSEGEEEEEEEEEEEEDDDDDELEEEEKKAVKNIPVLTNTISPTTTSICVRLKFLNETEEVAVVEPDDTVGVLKSKCFSGREHQIKLIYQGQLLQDPKKTLLSLNITDNSVIHCHISQALHEASPEEGAQSGAASGAGSGVSGGFRAAGVAISTSSLVVPVFVVILAVVWYFRINYRQFFTAPATISLVGVTVFFSFLIFGMHSR